In the genome of Nicoliella spurrieriana, the window CAGTCAATTTATAACTAGCCCGTTTGACGCGGCCCTCTTGATAGTCGCGTTTTTCAACGATGCTGTCTTGGATCAATTCGTTCAATTGATTGGTCAAGACCTTGCGGCTCACGTTTGGAATGATGCGGGTAAATTGGTTAAAATGAATCGCATCCCCATGCCGTAGTTCCCACAAAATATACATTTTATGCCGGCCACTGAACATCGAAAGGGTCAATTCCTTAGCACAGTCAAAGTTCCCGGACTGTAATTTATTCCGGACGTCATGTCTAATATCGGTCGTTTCCATCAATTTCATCCCCCTTGAGCTATCCATTGTACGCCCAAATTGATCGTAATTCATTATCTTTGCCCCCCTTAACGATTAATTATAAGATTAAGATATCTAATCCATTGGAGGTTTTTAAGATGACTGAAAGTCAATCCATTATTGTGCATAATGCCCACCAGAACAACTTAAAGGACATTAGTTTAAAAATTCATAAGCACGCAATTACCGTCTTCACCGGACTCTCCGGCGCCGGAAAATCATCACTCGTTTTTGATACGATTGCCGCTAGTTCACGGCGTGAATTGAACGAAACGTTCCCTAGTTTTACCCAGCAATACCTTCCTAAATATGGTCAACCCCATGTTGATAAGATTGACAACCTGCCCGTTGCAATCGTGATTCAACAAAAGAAAATTGGGAAGAATCCGCGTTCTACGCTAGCCACTTATACTGGAATTTATTCGTTGATGCGGTTGCTCTTCTCACGGGCCGGTAAACCATTCGTGGGTTATTCTGACACCTTCTCGTTTAACCTGCCACAGGGAATGTGTCCGCACTGTCAGGGTCTCGGCTACGTTGATGATATTAACCCTGATAAGATCATTGATTACGATAAATCATTGAACGAAGGGGCGATCACCTTCGTTAGTTTTGGACCTAACACCTGGCGGTGGCGGCGGTACGCAACTACTGGCATTTTTGATAATGATAAGCCGATCAAGGATTACAGTCAGCATGAATTAGACATGCTCTTGTATGCTCCCCAACAAAAATTAACGGATGCGGGTCCCGATTGGAACAATAGTATCCTTTATGAAGGAGTCATCCCCCGCATCAAGCGTTCGATTATCAACAGTGCTGAAGGGAAGCACCACCAAAAGGCAATTCAAGAGGTGGTTGATCACCACGCCTGCCCAGTTTGTCACGGGACGAAGCTCAGAAAACCGGTCCTGGGCTGTAAAATTAACGACAAGAACATTGCCGATGTTTTACAAATGGACCTGGTCCACGCCCTTGAATTCTTGCAATCCATCAAAACGCCATTGGTTCAAGGAATCATCCGTGAGCTATCCACCAAGCTATCTTCATTAATCGATTTAGGATTGGAATACCTTACTTTGGACCGGACGACCGAAACGCTCTCCGGTGGTGAAACGCAACGGATTAAAATTGCCAAATTCATGAATAGTTCATTAGTTGATATGGTCTACATTTTGGATGAACCCAGTGTTGGACTCCATCCCAAGGACATTCAATTAATCAAACGGGCGTTAATCAAGCTTCGTGATAATGGCAATACCGTCTTAATCGTGGAACACAATCCCGAATTAATCCCGATTGCGCAATACGTGGTCGAAATCGGCCCCAAAGCGGGGGCTGATGGTGGCCATATCACGTTCAACGGCACCTTTGCTGAACTCATGAAGTCCGATACGATCACTGGCAAGGGGTTGCGGGCAAAGCTGCAGTTCAATCAACACCCCCGTTCATTTACCAAGACGCTCGATTTGAACCACGTTTCGGTGCATAACCTAAAGGACGTTAGCGTTAAGATTCCGCTCGGCGTTGAAACCGTTATTTCAGGAGTAGCCGGTTCAGGCAAGAGTTCGTTGATGCAAGCCGTCAAGGACCATTTGACCGAACCATACATCGACCTCTCCCAAGATGCCGTCGGGGCTAATATTCGGGCCACCCCTGCGACCTATCTGGATATTTTAAATGAAATCCGGAAGTTATTTGGTGATGCTAACCATGTTTCACGGACCCTCTTTAGTTACAACGGTAAGGGCAAGTGTCCCGTCTGCAAGGGAAAGGGAGTCGTTATTACCAACATGGCGTTCATGGACCCGGTCATTCAAACCTGTGAGGCCTGCCATGGCAAACGGTATAGTGATGAAGCGCTTCAATACAAATACCAGGGATTAGACATTAGCCAGGTCTTGAACATGTCGATTGCAAAGGCCATTCCATTCTTTGCAAACACCGCTAAGGTCGAAAAGCCATTGGTCAACATGCAACGAGTCGGCCTCGATTACCTTTCGTTGGGCCAATCGCTAGACACCCTCTCCGGTGGTGAATTACAACGTTTGAAGTTAGCCCTTCAATTGAACCAGACCGGTAAAATTTACCTCTTGGACGAACCGACTGCGGGACTACACATGTTTAATGTCGGCACCATTATTAAGTTGTTCAAGGAATTAGTTGCCGCTAATAACACGCTGATCATTGTTGAACACAACATTGAGGTGATCAGTTCTGCAGACTGGTTGATCGACGTCGGTCCGAAGGCCGGTCGTTACGGCGGTGAAATTCTATATTCAGGAACCCCAATTGATTCCACTAAATCACAAAAGTCGGTT includes:
- a CDS encoding winged helix-turn-helix transcriptional regulator, with protein sequence MNYDQFGRTMDSSRGMKLMETTDIRHDVRNKLQSGNFDCAKELTLSMFSGRHKMYILWELRHGDAIHFNQFTRIIPNVSRKVLTNQLNELIQDSIVEKRDYQEGRVKRASYKLTELGLSLIPILNLMYDWGEKRINQLKLDPVYQTKDFHPNV
- a CDS encoding excinuclease ABC subunit UvrA, with protein sequence MTESQSIIVHNAHQNNLKDISLKIHKHAITVFTGLSGAGKSSLVFDTIAASSRRELNETFPSFTQQYLPKYGQPHVDKIDNLPVAIVIQQKKIGKNPRSTLATYTGIYSLMRLLFSRAGKPFVGYSDTFSFNLPQGMCPHCQGLGYVDDINPDKIIDYDKSLNEGAITFVSFGPNTWRWRRYATTGIFDNDKPIKDYSQHELDMLLYAPQQKLTDAGPDWNNSILYEGVIPRIKRSIINSAEGKHHQKAIQEVVDHHACPVCHGTKLRKPVLGCKINDKNIADVLQMDLVHALEFLQSIKTPLVQGIIRELSTKLSSLIDLGLEYLTLDRTTETLSGGETQRIKIAKFMNSSLVDMVYILDEPSVGLHPKDIQLIKRALIKLRDNGNTVLIVEHNPELIPIAQYVVEIGPKAGADGGHITFNGTFAELMKSDTITGKGLRAKLQFNQHPRSFTKTLDLNHVSVHNLKDVSVKIPLGVETVISGVAGSGKSSLMQAVKDHLTEPYIDLSQDAVGANIRATPATYLDILNEIRKLFGDANHVSRTLFSYNGKGKCPVCKGKGVVITNMAFMDPVIQTCEACHGKRYSDEALQYKYQGLDISQVLNMSIAKAIPFFANTAKVEKPLVNMQRVGLDYLSLGQSLDTLSGGELQRLKLALQLNQTGKIYLLDEPTAGLHMFNVGTIIKLFKELVAANNTLIIVEHNIEVISSADWLIDVGPKAGRYGGEILYSGTPIDSTKSQKSVTGQAMLEYNKQRN